The following proteins are co-located in the Thermomicrobiales bacterium genome:
- a CDS encoding ABC transporter permease, translating to MLRFILTRLVMAAVVLLGTSLIVFVAMRMVPGGFATAMLGPQGAQQPELVEQLNERYGLNDPLIVQYGVWLKNALRGDFGQSLGTHADISHELARRAGVTIELALLSTLISIGLGVPLGIIAAVKRGTPTDIGVRGLSLLFLSIPDFVLGTLLIYFVSTRGIPLPVSGYVSPSESVSGNLKSMVLPVLSLGLITTAVVMRVTRSSVAEVLNEPYVVTARAKGLSPRAVTRGHVIRGASIPVITVIGINAGFLLSGAVIVEEIFALPGLGRYALQGILQRDYPVAQATVVLGAALFVLSSFVVDLLYAWVDPRIRYR from the coding sequence GGCGGCGGTGGTGCTGCTGGGTACCTCGCTCATCGTCTTTGTGGCGATGCGTATGGTGCCGGGTGGATTCGCGACCGCCATGCTCGGCCCGCAGGGGGCGCAGCAACCGGAACTGGTCGAGCAGCTCAACGAACGCTATGGGCTGAACGACCCGCTGATCGTGCAATACGGCGTCTGGCTGAAGAACGCGCTGCGCGGCGACTTCGGCCAATCGCTCGGCACGCACGCGGATATTTCGCACGAGCTGGCGCGGCGCGCCGGAGTGACGATCGAGCTGGCGCTGCTCTCGACCCTCATTTCGATCGGCTTGGGCGTGCCGCTGGGCATCATCGCGGCAGTCAAGCGCGGCACTCCCACCGATATCGGGGTGCGCGGATTGTCGCTCCTCTTCCTTTCCATTCCCGATTTCGTTCTGGGCACGTTGCTGATCTATTTCGTCTCGACCCGCGGGATTCCGTTGCCGGTCTCCGGCTACGTCTCGCCGAGTGAGAGTGTCTCCGGCAACCTGAAATCGATGGTGCTGCCGGTGCTTTCGCTGGGACTCATCACCACCGCCGTCGTGATGCGCGTCACCCGTTCCAGTGTGGCGGAAGTGCTGAACGAACCCTATGTCGTCACCGCCCGGGCCAAGGGATTGAGCCCACGCGCCGTCACCCGCGGCCATGTGATCCGGGGAGCATCGATTCCGGTCATCACCGTGATCGGCATCAATGCCGGCTTCTTGCTGAGCGGCGCGGTGATCGTGGAGGAGATCTTCGCGCTGCCCGGTTTGGGCCGGTATGCGCTGCAGGGCATCCTGCAGCGGGACTATCCGGTAGCGCAGGCGACGGTCGTGCTTGGCGCGGCGTTGTTTGTGCTCAGCAGCTTCGTGGTCGATCTGCTCTATGCCTGGGTCGATCCCCGGATTCGCTATCGATGA
- a CDS encoding ABC transporter permease → MSDSVLTTTVTNMPGSPVAGDLKRSRPRGFSAFVRSSPLGALCLVVLLFAIGFAAIGPLVGTGDPEKIDPLAVFASPSRAYPMGADYLGRSVMARLAAGMRVSLLIALLAAGLAAAIGATIGLISGYAGGFTDEVIGRLADILFAFPAMLLGLLIVMVMEPGIPALVVTILVVTLPIFVRVARGPTLGLKQAEYVLAARVSGATTQHIVFRHILPNLTGPLLVQTTFSLSVALIAEGALSFLGLGVQPPQPSLGSMLRDGKTYMEIAPWTMFFPALTLAGLILAINLLGDELQAVIDPRLRGR, encoded by the coding sequence ATGAGCGATTCCGTCCTGACCACCACGGTCACGAACATGCCCGGATCGCCGGTTGCTGGCGATTTGAAACGTTCCCGGCCGCGCGGATTCTCCGCGTTCGTGCGCTCGAGCCCGCTCGGCGCGCTTTGCCTCGTCGTCTTGTTGTTCGCCATCGGGTTTGCTGCAATCGGCCCATTGGTTGGCACCGGCGATCCGGAGAAGATCGATCCCCTGGCGGTCTTTGCCAGCCCATCGCGCGCGTACCCGATGGGCGCCGACTATCTCGGACGGAGTGTCATGGCGCGGTTGGCGGCCGGCATGCGCGTCTCGTTGCTGATTGCGTTGCTGGCAGCGGGGCTCGCGGCAGCGATCGGCGCGACCATCGGCTTGATCTCTGGCTATGCCGGCGGATTCACCGACGAGGTCATCGGCCGCCTGGCGGATATCCTCTTCGCCTTCCCGGCCATGTTGCTCGGCCTGCTGATCGTGATGGTGATGGAACCGGGCATCCCGGCGTTGGTGGTCACGATTCTGGTCGTCACCTTGCCGATCTTCGTGCGCGTGGCGCGTGGCCCCACCCTGGGACTCAAGCAGGCGGAATATGTCCTGGCCGCGCGGGTGAGCGGCGCGACCACCCAGCACATCGTTTTTCGCCATATCCTGCCGAATCTGACGGGTCCGCTCCTGGTGCAAACGACTTTTTCCCTGTCGGTCGCCCTGATCGCCGAAGGGGCATTGAGCTTTCTGGGTCTGGGGGTGCAACCGCCGCAACCGTCGCTCGGCTCAATGCTCCGCGACGGAAAGACCTACATGGAAATCGCCCCCTGGACCATGTTCTTTCCCGCCCTGACCCTCGCCGGTCTGATCCTGGCGATCAACTTGCTGGGGGATGAGTTGCAGGCGGTGATCGATCCGCGGTTACGGGGAAGGTAG
- a CDS encoding CopG family antitoxin codes for MNKSDRNTAEPKPQPTVDLGYPTPAYGGIPSFQSIEEEAEFWDTHSILDFPDAIESVGYVPGRDNKKNVVISIRLDAADRARLRAEAQKMGIGPSTLARIWIKEKLAG; via the coding sequence ATGAACAAAAGCGACAGGAACACGGCTGAGCCGAAGCCCCAACCGACCGTCGATCTGGGGTATCCCACACCAGCGTATGGCGGAATCCCATCTTTCCAGAGTATCGAGGAAGAGGCCGAATTCTGGGATACGCACAGCATCCTGGATTTTCCCGACGCCATCGAATCGGTCGGGTACGTGCCGGGGCGGGACAATAAGAAGAACGTCGTCATTAGCATTCGGCTCGATGCTGCCGACCGGGCGCGGCTGCGCGCCGAAGCCCAGAAAATGGGCATAGGGCCCTCGACCTTGGCGCGCATCTGGATCAAGGAAAAACTGGCCGGGTAG
- a CDS encoding helix-turn-helix domain-containing protein produces the protein MARKSTRRQKQAAATRQEIVQAARKLFGERGYTATSMADIAAEAETSVQTIYDSVGSKGAVVLAIVDLLDEEMGIPAILEEMRATRDPRHLIALDVRLQRQFQERCGDVLRALLSGAANEPDVAAAVNEGWSRHYGGARWIVEQLDAWGVLRAELSIDRAAASLAVISWLSCERYVERCGWTYDQFEAWLTEDLCRLLLRDPE, from the coding sequence ATGGCCAGAAAATCGACCAGAAGACAGAAGCAAGCGGCAGCCACCCGCCAGGAGATCGTGCAGGCGGCTCGCAAACTCTTCGGCGAGCGAGGCTACACTGCGACCTCGATGGCGGATATCGCTGCGGAAGCGGAAACCTCGGTGCAGACGATCTATGACAGCGTTGGCTCGAAGGGCGCCGTTGTGCTGGCGATCGTCGATCTTCTCGACGAGGAGATGGGCATTCCGGCGATTCTGGAGGAGATGCGGGCGACGCGCGATCCCCGGCATCTGATCGCGCTGGATGTCCGACTCCAACGGCAGTTTCAGGAACGCTGCGGGGATGTTCTGCGGGCGCTGTTGTCCGGCGCGGCGAACGAACCCGATGTGGCGGCTGCCGTGAACGAGGGGTGGTCCCGGCACTATGGAGGCGCTCGCTGGATCGTCGAACAACTCGACGCGTGGGGTGTGTTGCGAGCAGAGCTTTCGATCGACCGCGCCGCCGCGAGTCTGGCGGTCATCAGTTGGCTGAGCTGCGAGCGCTATGTCGAGCGATGCGGTTGGACCTACGATCAATTCGAAGCGTGGTTGACCGAGGATCTATGCCGGTTGCTCCTGCGGGATCCGGAATGA
- a CDS encoding ABC transporter permease, with protein sequence MSTLHAPLQQSNLKRELVAIWGYAQRNYFLTRRYFLWEVVWLVYSTMNALTIGFIGVSVGSTAEETARATTFLLIGTLIWSYLSMIFDILSETVSWERWEGTIEYTFMSPASRASQLIGMGIYAVGYGIVRMIVMLGAISLFFDLSLGNANYLGALAILVICSISLVGFGMIAAVMPLLSPEKGQQVTYIFSAVLLLISGIYYSIDVLPGWMQPLAKLSPIYYTLNGIRAMLLDGASFTSQWANIWPLLIMGVVFPPLGLYLFSKGEHYAKVTGRLKRTG encoded by the coding sequence ATGAGCACGCTGCACGCACCTTTGCAGCAATCGAACCTAAAGCGCGAGCTGGTCGCCATTTGGGGCTATGCCCAGCGCAATTACTTTCTGACGCGGCGCTACTTCCTCTGGGAAGTGGTTTGGCTGGTCTATTCGACCATGAACGCGCTCACGATCGGGTTCATCGGAGTTTCTGTCGGAAGCACCGCGGAAGAAACCGCGCGCGCCACCACCTTCTTGCTCATCGGAACGTTGATCTGGAGCTATCTCTCCATGATCTTCGATATCCTGTCGGAAACCGTGAGCTGGGAACGGTGGGAAGGAACGATCGAATACACCTTCATGAGTCCGGCCAGCCGCGCCTCGCAACTCATCGGCATGGGGATCTACGCGGTCGGATACGGCATCGTGCGCATGATCGTCATGCTCGGCGCGATCTCGTTATTCTTCGACCTCTCGTTGGGGAACGCGAACTACCTCGGCGCGCTGGCGATCCTGGTGATCTGCAGCATTTCGCTGGTGGGTTTCGGCATGATCGCGGCGGTGATGCCGCTGCTTTCGCCGGAGAAAGGCCAGCAGGTGACCTATATCTTCTCGGCAGTGCTGCTGTTGATCAGCGGCATCTATTACAGCATCGACGTGCTGCCGGGCTGGATGCAACCGCTGGCCAAGCTTTCGCCGATCTATTACACGCTGAACGGCATCCGCGCGATGCTGCTGGACGGCGCGTCCTTCACCAGCCAATGGGCCAATATCTGGCCGTTGTTGATCATGGGCGTCGTCTTCCCGCCGTTGGGGCTCTACCTCTTCAGCAAGGGCGAGCATTATGCCAAGGTGACGGGTCGGTTGAAGCGAACGGGGTAG
- a CDS encoding ABC transporter ATP-binding protein, whose protein sequence is MNHSVERTIDHAQNALELRDVTKRFQKKRGEYTYALKGVSLTLKRGEVVGILGPNGSGKSTLVRVISTLTVPDSGSVEIFDVDAVANPKIVQRYINRVSVEASFFKKMSSMENLLFGAKLYGITDRESRPRIEEILRSIGFDVKRVGEPMEHLSRGTQQKIALARALLTSPMLMLLDEPTTGLDPRSKRDVQELIWKIRAGHDSSILLCTHDMGEAEELCDRIGILVDGNLIALDTPLGLKQRYQVGDELPTLEEVFMLATGLSIDDASSETDDDSDDATKVPAELSNELIEV, encoded by the coding sequence GTGAATCATTCTGTCGAACGAACGATCGATCATGCCCAGAACGCGCTCGAGCTGCGCGATGTCACCAAGCGCTTCCAGAAGAAGCGGGGCGAATACACCTATGCGCTCAAGGGCGTCTCGCTGACCCTCAAGCGGGGGGAAGTCGTTGGCATCCTGGGGCCGAACGGCTCGGGCAAGAGCACGCTCGTGCGCGTCATTTCGACCTTGACCGTGCCCGATTCCGGCTCGGTCGAGATCTTCGATGTCGACGCCGTGGCGAACCCGAAGATCGTGCAGCGGTACATCAACCGGGTGAGCGTGGAAGCCAGCTTCTTCAAGAAGATGTCTTCCATGGAAAACCTGCTCTTCGGCGCCAAGCTCTATGGCATCACCGACCGGGAGAGCCGCCCGCGCATCGAGGAGATTCTGCGCAGCATCGGTTTCGATGTGAAGCGCGTGGGAGAGCCGATGGAGCATCTCTCCCGCGGCACGCAGCAGAAGATCGCGCTCGCCCGCGCGCTGCTCACGAGTCCGATGCTGATGTTGCTCGACGAGCCGACCACCGGCCTCGACCCGCGCAGCAAGCGGGACGTGCAGGAGCTGATCTGGAAGATCCGCGCCGGGCACGATTCGTCCATCCTCCTCTGTACCCACGATATGGGCGAGGCGGAGGAACTCTGCGACCGGATCGGCATCCTGGTCGACGGCAACCTGATCGCGCTCGATACCCCGCTCGGGCTCAAGCAGCGGTATCAGGTGGGCGACGAACTGCCGACATTGGAAGAAGTCTTCATGCTCGCCACCGGGCTCTCGATCGACGACGCCAGTTCCGAAACGGACGACGACAGCGACGATGCGACCAAGGTTCCGGCCGAGCTTTCGAATGAATTGATCGAGGTTTAG